One Sediminicola sp. YIK13 DNA segment encodes these proteins:
- the gldM gene encoding type IX secretion system motor protein PorM/GldM: MAGGKQSPRQKMVNLMYLVFICMLALNMSKEVLAAFGLMNEKLEASNTKTTQNNLAFLSGLETKAGENEEKFGPLLQDAKKIKALSQEYYDYLENLKKDMMKDVEDPKDYQVMDKTDYLDQKFFQGDNLGAEGKEFMKRITEYRANVTQVLPESMREVKEAVKSRFETGDANGKVENRDGIKVDWLAYHYEGFPLVASLTKLTALQSDIKATEQDALKAMLQGQLTTEVSMTNYTTLLEQEKSAYYQGERFTGNIVLGRKDASTKPNEVNLTLDGRKLKEGPDYTIEEGKVKLLVSAGSAGDHTLKGNLVFMQDGERTEVPVNSTFATITKPNAAVISADKMNVVYRGVANPITISIPGIPDNNVNANAPGLSRSGGSKYVMNPGTGRTVTINASGKLPDGQVVGSKTEFRIKDIPRPEGSIRGESGSVKMPRNNLEISTVGAMLDDFDFDLNLAVSGFKFKVPGQPTVSVNGNKLDDRAKSALKRAGRGDAIQIFDIEAYITNNRSYKLKKVSPVVVELTN, encoded by the coding sequence ATGGCAGGAGGAAAACAATCACCGCGTCAAAAAATGGTAAACCTTATGTACTTAGTCTTCATATGTATGTTGGCTTTGAATATGAGTAAGGAAGTACTAGCCGCTTTCGGTCTTATGAACGAAAAGTTGGAGGCTTCCAATACCAAAACAACACAGAATAACCTAGCCTTCTTGAGCGGCTTGGAAACAAAAGCAGGCGAAAACGAAGAAAAATTCGGACCTCTTTTGCAAGATGCCAAGAAAATAAAGGCTTTGTCCCAGGAGTATTATGACTACTTGGAAAACCTTAAAAAGGACATGATGAAGGATGTAGAAGATCCTAAAGATTACCAGGTCATGGACAAAACAGATTACTTGGATCAAAAATTCTTTCAAGGCGATAATTTAGGAGCTGAAGGAAAAGAATTCATGAAAAGGATCACGGAATACCGTGCCAACGTTACCCAAGTTTTACCGGAAAGCATGCGAGAAGTCAAAGAGGCTGTAAAGTCAAGATTTGAAACTGGCGATGCCAATGGTAAGGTAGAGAACAGGGACGGGATCAAAGTAGATTGGTTGGCTTACCATTATGAAGGATTTCCTTTGGTAGCTTCTTTGACCAAATTAACTGCCCTTCAGTCCGATATCAAGGCTACAGAGCAAGATGCTCTAAAGGCAATGTTACAAGGACAGTTGACCACGGAGGTATCCATGACCAACTATACCACTTTGTTGGAGCAGGAGAAATCTGCTTACTACCAGGGAGAGAGGTTTACAGGAAATATTGTTTTGGGTCGTAAAGATGCCTCTACAAAACCTAATGAAGTAAATTTAACCTTAGATGGTAGAAAATTAAAAGAAGGTCCTGATTATACTATCGAAGAAGGTAAAGTGAAATTATTGGTGAGTGCCGGTAGCGCAGGAGATCATACACTTAAAGGTAACTTGGTCTTTATGCAGGATGGTGAGCGTACAGAAGTTCCTGTGAACTCTACTTTTGCAACCATTACAAAGCCAAATGCAGCTGTAATCTCTGCTGATAAGATGAATGTAGTTTACCGTGGAGTTGCCAATCCTATTACGATTTCCATTCCTGGAATTCCAGACAATAATGTAAATGCAAATGCACCTGGTCTTTCAAGATCTGGCGGAAGCAAGTATGTTATGAACCCTGGAACAGGTAGAACAGTGACTATCAACGCATCAGGTAAATTACCCGATGGTCAGGTGGTTGGTTCTAAAACAGAGTTCAGGATCAAGGATATCCCTAGACCAGAAGGTTCTATTAGAGGTGAAAGCGGTAGTGTGAAAATGCCAAGAAACAACTTGGAGATCTCTACTGTAGGTGCTATGTTGGATGATTTCGATTTCGATTTGAACCTTGCTGTTAGCGGATTTAAATTCAAAGTGCCAGGTCAGCCAACGGTTAGTGTAAATGGAAACAAGCTTGATGATAGAGCTAAATCTGCCCTAAAGAGAGCAGGTCGAGGAGATGCAATTCAAATATTTGATATTGAAGCTTATATTACCAACAACAGAAGTTACAAACTTAAGAAAGTTTCTCCTGTAGTTGTAGAGCTTACAAACTAG